A DNA window from Eriocheir sinensis breed Jianghai 21 chromosome 22, ASM2467909v1, whole genome shotgun sequence contains the following coding sequences:
- the LOC127001970 gene encoding uncharacterized protein LOC127001970, whose translation MNAGSSSPLPRPLLLLLLASALAVLGETLNSTLPASCPAENTDPEADWIFKYRKSINRRLESTTYLHPEQGFHGVGLMRGMFGKQYIAWFPLPDTCFPDDTVVWWKMEFEAQWIQDTEGQGNTLQLQLKTGTCNAQCVQAVPNISSSEHIYLYALGPYSLTYTEPDKENCTTMVEMKEDLHDIDCTAPGDPYTILAPAPTPAPGPASYAGAVGVGVLVLVLVLVCVVLAGVLLAMVVVVMQTLKQIDKKTQG comes from the coding sequence ATGAACGCAGGGTCGTCCTCACCCCTGCCgcggccgctgctgctgctgctgctggcctcAGCGCTGGCCGTCCTCGGAGAAACCCTGAACAGCACCCTGCCCGCCAGCTGTCCCGCCGAGAACACCGACCCTGAGGCTGACTGGATTTTCAAATATAGAAAATCAATAAACAGAAGACTCGAAAGCACTACTTACCTGCATCCCGAGCAAGGCTTCCATGGAGTTGGGCTGATGCGAGGTATGTTTGGCAAACAATACATCGCTTGGTTCCCTCTACCAGACACTTGCTTCCCTGATGACACAGTGGTGTGGTGGAAGATGGAATTCGAGGCACAGTGGATACAGGACACCGAAGGCCAAGGCAACACTCTTCAGTTACAGCTAAAGACAGGAACGTGCAATGCCCAGTGCGTCCAAGCAGTTCCAAACATTTCTTCCTCAGAGCATATTTATCTCTACGCTCTCGGGCCCTACAGTTTGACATACACAGAGCCAGACAAAGAGAACTGCACCACCatggtggagatgaaggaagacttgCATGACATCGACTGCACGGCGCCTGGTGACCCTTACACCATCTTGGCCCCTGCCCCCACCCCTGCCCCGGGCCCTGCCAGCTACGCAGGGGCTGTTGGAGTAGgagtgctggtgctggtgctggtgctggtgtgtgtggtTCTGGCGGGGGTGCTTCTGgctatggtggttgtggtgatgcagACGCTGAAGCAGATTGACAAAAAGACACAAGGATAA